The following proteins are co-located in the Acinetobacter shaoyimingii genome:
- the rpsT gene encoding 30S ribosomal protein S20, with protein sequence MANSAQAKKRARQNVKARKHNASLRSMVRTYLKRTVAAIAAGDYAAATEAYKTAVPVIDRMADKGIIHKNKAARHKSRLNAQVKALAN encoded by the coding sequence GTGGCAAACTCTGCTCAAGCAAAAAAACGTGCTCGTCAAAACGTTAAAGCACGTAAACACAACGCTAGCTTACGTTCAATGGTTCGTACATATCTTAAACGCACAGTTGCAGCTATTGCTGCTGGTGACTATGCAGCTGCTACTGAAGCTTACAAAACTGCAGTACCTGTAATTGACCGTATGGCTGATAAAGGCATCATCCATAAAAACAAAGCTGCTCGTCATAAGAGCCGTTTAAATGCACAAGTTAAAGCTTTAGCTAACTAA
- the lpxD gene encoding UDP-3-O-(3-hydroxymyristoyl)glucosamine N-acyltransferase — MKSNQFQLDQLAQLIHGQPIGQLNYVVSGLASLKQAQSHHIAYVKSEKFLSDAEACKAGILIVTSDVQKQLKNHSNFIVVDNPYLVFSQLTHTFERKITERGIEATAQIHPSAMIGENTYIGHYVVIGENAVIGDNTIIQSHAKIDYGVEVGRDGFIDSHVTITGEAKIGDRVRVHANTVIGGEGFGYVPYQGIWHRIAQLGSVRIGNDVRIGSNCSIDRGALDDTILEDGVIIDNLVQVAHNVTIGSNTAIAAKCGIAGSSVIGKNCILAGACGVSGHIKIADNVTLTGMSMVTGNILEAGTYSSGTGLMDSGHWRRTVVRFRQLADVPLTKLAKQIDHIQSQIESIESTLKSRK, encoded by the coding sequence ATGAAATCGAATCAGTTTCAACTCGACCAATTGGCACAGCTCATTCATGGACAACCAATTGGTCAACTTAATTATGTCGTCAGTGGTCTTGCAAGTTTAAAACAGGCTCAATCGCATCATATTGCATATGTTAAAAGTGAAAAGTTTCTGTCAGATGCTGAAGCATGTAAAGCTGGTATTCTGATTGTTACTTCTGACGTTCAAAAGCAATTAAAAAATCATTCAAACTTTATTGTTGTTGATAATCCATATTTAGTTTTTTCACAGCTTACACATACCTTTGAGCGAAAAATCACTGAACGTGGAATTGAAGCAACAGCACAAATTCATCCATCAGCCATGATTGGTGAAAATACTTATATTGGCCATTATGTTGTGATTGGTGAAAATGCAGTGATTGGTGATAACACCATTATTCAGTCACACGCTAAAATCGATTATGGCGTCGAAGTTGGTCGAGACGGATTTATTGACTCACATGTTACGATTACTGGTGAGGCTAAAATTGGCGATCGAGTAAGAGTTCACGCCAATACAGTAATTGGTGGTGAAGGTTTTGGTTATGTTCCTTATCAAGGAATCTGGCATCGAATTGCACAATTAGGCTCAGTACGCATTGGAAATGATGTTCGTATTGGTTCAAATTGTAGTATCGATCGTGGTGCTTTGGATGACACAATTCTTGAAGATGGTGTCATTATTGATAACCTTGTGCAAGTCGCACATAACGTGACGATTGGTTCAAACACAGCCATTGCTGCAAAATGTGGTATCGCAGGTAGTTCTGTGATTGGCAAAAATTGTATCCTTGCTGGTGCATGTGGTGTCTCTGGACATATTAAAATCGCAGATAATGTGACCTTAACTGGAATGTCAATGGTCACAGGAAATATTTTAGAAGCTGGAACCTATTCTTCTGGAACGGGTTTGATGGATTCAGGGCACTGGAGAAGAACGGTTGTTCGCTTTAGACAATTAGCAGATGTGCCATTGACGAAGTTGGCGAAACAAATAGATCATATCCAATCTCAAATCGAGTCCATTGAATCAACTTTAAAATCGCGTAAATAA
- the recA gene encoding recombinase RecA, whose product MDENKSKALNAALSQIEKQFGKNSVMRLGDNTVQAVEAVSTGSITLDIALGIGGLPKGRIVEIYGPESSGKTTMTLQAIAECQKAGGTCAFIDAEHALDPQYARKLGVDIDNLLVSQPDHGEQALEIADMLVRSGAIDMIVVDSVAALTPKAEIEGEMGDSHMGLQARLMSQALRKITGNAKRSNCMVIFINQIRMKIGVMFGSPETTTGGNALKFYASVRLDIRRIGQVKEGDEIVGSETRVKVVKNKMAPPFREAIFQIMYGKGVNHLAELVDLSVAQELVQKAGAWYSYQGNKIGQGKNNVIRHLEENPALAQELEGMIREQLLVKVVPAAEEKDEELDLLDV is encoded by the coding sequence ATGGATGAGAACAAAAGCAAAGCGCTGAATGCCGCATTAAGCCAAATTGAAAAACAATTTGGTAAAAATTCAGTGATGCGTTTAGGTGACAATACCGTTCAAGCAGTTGAAGCCGTTTCTACTGGCTCTATTACATTGGATATTGCACTTGGTATTGGCGGTTTACCAAAAGGTCGTATCGTTGAAATCTATGGTCCTGAATCTTCAGGTAAAACCACGATGACTTTACAAGCAATCGCTGAATGCCAAAAAGCTGGTGGTACTTGTGCTTTCATCGATGCTGAACATGCATTAGATCCACAATATGCACGTAAACTTGGTGTAGATATTGACAACCTTTTGGTTTCACAGCCAGACCACGGTGAACAAGCGCTTGAAATCGCTGATATGTTGGTTCGCTCAGGTGCAATTGACATGATTGTTGTCGATTCTGTAGCTGCTTTGACACCAAAAGCCGAAATTGAAGGCGAAATGGGCGACTCACATATGGGTCTGCAAGCACGTTTGATGAGCCAAGCCCTACGTAAAATTACAGGTAATGCAAAACGCTCAAACTGTATGGTGATCTTCATTAACCAAATCCGTATGAAGATTGGTGTGATGTTTGGTAGCCCTGAAACCACAACGGGTGGTAATGCCCTCAAGTTCTACGCATCTGTTCGTCTTGATATTCGTCGTATTGGTCAAGTCAAAGAAGGCGATGAAATTGTTGGTTCAGAAACACGCGTGAAAGTTGTGAAAAACAAAATGGCACCTCCATTCCGTGAAGCAATTTTCCAAATTATGTATGGTAAAGGTGTTAACCACTTAGCTGAGTTGGTTGATCTTTCTGTAGCACAAGAATTGGTTCAAAAAGCAGGTGCTTGGTATTCATACCAAGGCAATAAAATTGGGCAAGGTAAAAACAACGTGATTCGTCACCTTGAAGAAAACCCAGCCCTTGCTCAAGAGCTTGAAGGCATGATTCGCGAACAACTTTTAGTGAAAGTTGTGCCTGCTGCTGAAGAAAAAGATGAAGAATTAGATTTGTTAGACGTTTAA
- a CDS encoding HAD-IA family hydrolase, translating into MSNSDTKPIIMFDMDGTLLDLAFDDLLWNHKLPERYAQTHGCTLEQSQAELYSFYQQYKHTLCWYSSSYWTEKIGVDVLQLQYDYKDKIRPRLGCFELLDYLKQNGYRCWLLTNADQVGLKLKLETINLTPYFEVMISSQEIGHAKEFVEFWQILQQKHPFDPKNTIFIDDTAPVLQGAEKFGIENLLTITQPSSESPARHALELEYPALNNLTELISILENKTFKVSNVKTTA; encoded by the coding sequence ATGTCTAATTCCGATACGAAACCCATTATCATGTTTGACATGGATGGTACGCTGCTTGACCTTGCTTTCGATGATCTCCTTTGGAATCACAAGCTCCCCGAACGTTATGCCCAGACGCATGGTTGCACGCTTGAACAGAGCCAAGCTGAACTTTACAGCTTCTATCAGCAATACAAGCATACACTATGTTGGTATTCATCGAGCTACTGGACTGAAAAAATCGGGGTAGATGTTTTACAACTCCAGTATGACTACAAAGATAAAATTCGACCACGATTAGGTTGTTTCGAGTTGTTAGATTACTTAAAACAAAATGGCTACCGTTGTTGGTTATTGACCAATGCCGATCAAGTCGGCTTAAAGCTCAAACTTGAAACCATTAATTTAACGCCCTATTTTGAAGTCATGATCAGTAGCCAAGAAATTGGTCATGCCAAAGAATTTGTTGAATTCTGGCAAATCTTGCAACAAAAGCATCCTTTCGACCCTAAAAATACTATATTTATTGATGATACCGCCCCTGTGTTACAAGGTGCTGAAAAATTCGGCATTGAAAATTTATTGACCATCACCCAACCTTCTAGTGAGAGTCCTGCACGTCATGCACTTGAACTAGAATATCCCGCCCTCAATAATCTCACTGAATTGATTTCTATTTTAGAAAATAAAACGTTTAAGGTAAGCAATGTCAAAACAACAGCTTGA
- the fabZ gene encoding 3-hydroxyacyl-ACP dehydratase FabZ translates to MTESQTLNFAVPELPMQIQAIREYLPHRYPFLLIDRVTEVSENGIVGFKNVSINEEFMQGHFPGYPIMPGVLIVEAMAQISGVLGFIMNNEKPAPGSLFLFAGAEKVRFKKQVVPGDQLVLKSELIMQKRGIYKYQCSASVDGVVAAAAEIIISHQKLEQA, encoded by the coding sequence ATGACTGAGTCTCAAACACTAAATTTTGCAGTTCCTGAATTACCCATGCAAATTCAAGCGATTCGTGAATATCTACCGCATCGTTATCCATTTTTACTGATAGACCGAGTAACCGAAGTCTCTGAAAATGGTATTGTGGGTTTTAAAAATGTATCAATAAACGAAGAATTCATGCAAGGGCATTTTCCTGGTTATCCAATCATGCCTGGTGTTCTTATTGTGGAAGCAATGGCGCAAATTTCTGGCGTACTTGGCTTTATAATGAACAACGAAAAGCCAGCTCCTGGATCTTTGTTCTTATTTGCAGGTGCAGAGAAGGTTCGTTTTAAAAAACAAGTCGTTCCTGGTGATCAACTCGTGCTAAAATCAGAGCTTATCATGCAAAAACGCGGTATTTACAAATATCAATGTAGTGCTAGCGTGGACGGTGTGGTGGCAGCAGCAGCTGAAATTATCATTTCTCATCAGAAACTAGAGCAGGCATGA
- a CDS encoding regulatory protein RecX, with amino-acid sequence MTEAKFPKIIDYEALKREFEEVDPPADSKKPLAYHSEPQDTQSYDSDDSTSELDDGIDPTEKKPVGLTGTRLRSYAFAVLTRKEYSKKDLIEKLCLYAQNRNEVLELVDELARENYQSDKRVAEMTVRSQIRKGKGPNRIKLALKAKSIDKDLAKDDMAEVDWYEEAYQIKVKKYGVDVATDPKLKAKQIRFLQYRGFDMDAIMKAIKRKNDDE; translated from the coding sequence ATGACCGAAGCAAAGTTTCCTAAAATCATCGATTATGAAGCCCTAAAACGTGAATTTGAGGAAGTTGATCCCCCTGCTGACTCTAAGAAACCATTAGCATATCATTCAGAACCTCAAGATACTCAATCGTATGATTCAGATGACTCTACTTCTGAGCTAGACGACGGCATCGATCCAACTGAAAAGAAACCCGTAGGTTTGACAGGCACACGACTGCGCTCTTACGCCTTTGCAGTACTCACCCGTAAAGAATATTCAAAAAAGGACTTAATTGAAAAATTATGTTTATATGCACAAAATCGTAATGAGGTTCTAGAACTTGTCGATGAACTTGCTCGTGAGAACTATCAAAGTGATAAACGCGTTGCTGAAATGACCGTTCGTAGTCAAATACGTAAAGGCAAAGGACCTAATCGCATCAAGCTGGCACTCAAGGCCAAAAGTATTGATAAAGACTTAGCAAAAGATGATATGGCTGAAGTGGATTGGTATGAAGAAGCGTATCAGATCAAAGTGAAAAAATATGGTGTAGACGTTGCAACAGATCCAAAACTCAAAGCCAAACAAATTCGTTTTTTACAGTATCGAGGCTTTGACATGGATGCCATTATGAAAGCAATAAAACGTAAAAATGATGATGAATAA
- the lpxA gene encoding acyl-ACP--UDP-N-acetylglucosamine O-acyltransferase, translated as MSTKDLIHSTAIIDSSAVIAQDVKIGPYSIIGPNVTIGSGTTLHSHVVIGGNTRIGQGNEIFQFASVGEVCQDLKYAGEETWLEIGDNNKIREHCTLHRGTIQDKGLTKIGSNNLLMVNTHIAHDCVVGDNNIFANNVGVAGHVHIGDFVVIGGNSGIHQFCKIDSYSMIGGASLILKDVPAYVMVSGNPAHAFGLNVEGMRRKGWSKNVIMGLREAFKLIYKSSLTTEQAIEEISSKILPEVSEVSLLIDSLRESKRGIVR; from the coding sequence ATGAGCACCAAAGATCTAATTCACTCAACCGCAATTATTGATTCTTCAGCAGTAATTGCTCAAGATGTTAAAATTGGTCCTTATTCAATCATTGGACCAAACGTCACTATTGGATCTGGCACGACATTACATTCTCATGTTGTGATCGGTGGTAATACTCGAATTGGTCAAGGTAATGAAATCTTCCAGTTCGCAAGTGTGGGCGAAGTTTGTCAAGATTTAAAGTATGCGGGTGAAGAAACCTGGCTTGAAATTGGCGACAACAATAAAATTCGTGAACATTGCACCCTTCATCGTGGAACTATTCAGGATAAAGGTTTAACCAAAATTGGTAGCAATAATCTACTGATGGTCAATACACATATTGCGCATGATTGTGTTGTTGGAGACAATAACATTTTTGCCAATAATGTTGGTGTTGCAGGTCATGTGCATATTGGTGATTTTGTGGTGATTGGTGGGAACTCTGGTATTCATCAATTTTGCAAAATTGACTCTTATAGCATGATTGGTGGCGCATCTTTAATTTTGAAAGATGTTCCTGCTTATGTCATGGTTTCTGGTAACCCTGCACATGCATTTGGCTTAAATGTTGAAGGTATGCGTCGTAAGGGGTGGTCTAAGAATGTGATTATGGGGCTTAGAGAAGCATTTAAGCTCATTTATAAATCTAGTTTGACCACTGAGCAAGCCATTGAAGAAATCAGCAGTAAAATTCTACCTGAAGTCTCAGAAGTCAGTTTACTGATTGATTCTTTGCGTGAATCTAAGCGTGGTATTGTGCGTTAA
- a CDS encoding YbgF trimerization domain-containing protein, translated as MRLKYNLLTLALLSSTTAFAANVPIESHGLSKSSSASSSSTTASTSNNMNWDLLQQVQRLEAQVRELRGKVDEQDHQIEQLNKELTNRYTDLDQRLELLKQKVDPSDEESTDSQNQGATEPSNAPSTSNTEINNTTNNTNPINAAAPTQDAPTTQNDVTTAKDQTSSSTNNTNQVEQEKAAYTIALDAYKQGGAKKAIAPMQNFIRNNPNSVYTGNAYFWLAEFNLAIDPPNYTDAKQNYEIVATKFPNSAKASRALYQLYSISKDVNNNTQTAEVYKKKLLSTYPDSEEAGYFKKK; from the coding sequence ATGCGCCTTAAGTATAACCTACTTACTCTTGCCCTTCTTAGCTCCACCACTGCTTTCGCTGCAAACGTTCCTATTGAATCTCATGGTTTAAGCAAAAGTTCATCTGCTAGCTCATCTTCTACTACAGCAAGCACCTCAAACAATATGAACTGGGATCTACTACAGCAAGTTCAACGCTTAGAAGCGCAAGTTCGTGAACTTCGTGGAAAAGTTGATGAACAAGATCATCAGATTGAACAACTCAACAAAGAACTCACCAACCGTTATACTGACTTAGATCAACGCCTAGAACTACTCAAACAAAAGGTTGATCCAAGTGATGAAGAAAGCACGGACAGTCAAAATCAAGGAGCAACAGAGCCGTCAAATGCGCCTTCTACATCAAATACAGAAATCAATAACACAACCAATAATACAAACCCTATCAATGCAGCAGCGCCTACACAAGATGCGCCTACAACGCAAAATGATGTAACCACAGCAAAAGATCAAACAAGCTCAAGCACCAATAATACCAATCAAGTAGAACAAGAAAAAGCAGCGTATACCATCGCATTAGATGCATACAAACAAGGGGGTGCTAAGAAAGCTATCGCACCTATGCAAAACTTTATTCGCAACAATCCAAATAGTGTATATACAGGCAATGCCTACTTTTGGTTAGCTGAATTTAATTTAGCAATAGATCCACCCAATTACACTGATGCAAAACAAAACTATGAAATTGTAGCGACCAAATTTCCAAACTCAGCCAAGGCATCTCGCGCGCTATATCAACTTTATAGCATTTCTAAAGATGTAAATAACAATACACAAACGGCAGAAGTGTATAAAAAGAAGCTATTAAGCACCTATCCTGACTCGGAAGAAGCGGGTTATTTTAAGAAAAAATAA
- a CDS encoding OmpH family outer membrane protein codes for MKSIKKLTLAVAAFSLTGLVHAAGYGVIDLEKVVESSTYLKQQNASLEQSVKPQTQKLEQLGKEIETLQKSAQAKGANVQQINTQYQAKVTEFQTIQQGIQSRVQTTIQNTNKTFEGRVKQVAEQLRQESHLDLVLNKNAALAYDAKYDLTAKMIQKVNAIK; via the coding sequence ATGAAATCTATTAAAAAATTAACACTGGCTGTCGCTGCATTCAGTTTAACTGGTTTAGTGCATGCGGCAGGCTATGGTGTTATTGATTTAGAGAAAGTGGTTGAAAGCAGTACTTATTTAAAACAACAAAATGCAAGCTTAGAGCAATCTGTAAAACCACAAACTCAAAAGTTAGAGCAACTGGGTAAAGAAATTGAAACATTGCAAAAAAGTGCGCAAGCAAAAGGTGCCAATGTTCAACAAATCAATACACAATATCAAGCAAAAGTGACTGAATTCCAAACAATTCAACAAGGTATTCAATCACGTGTGCAAACAACAATTCAAAACACGAATAAAACTTTTGAAGGTCGTGTGAAGCAAGTTGCTGAACAATTGCGCCAAGAAAGTCATTTAGATCTGGTTTTGAATAAAAATGCTGCGCTAGCATATGACGCAAAATACGATTTAACTGCTAAAATGATCCAAAAGGTTAATGCAATTAAATAA
- a CDS encoding RNA-binding S4 domain-containing protein, whose translation MSKQQLEAQSTVSMRIDKWLWAARFFKTRSIAKAAIEGGKVHINNERVKVSREIRVGMELTIQQGFERKTVIIKALSSVRGGAPIAQQLYEETEVSIARRELLSTQRKLHNLARPDHRPSKKDRRDISKFRHENDQQFDQHWSYNDD comes from the coding sequence ATGTCAAAACAACAGCTTGAAGCACAAAGCACAGTGTCCATGCGCATCGACAAATGGCTCTGGGCTGCACGTTTTTTCAAAACCCGATCAATAGCAAAAGCGGCCATTGAAGGTGGTAAGGTACATATCAATAATGAACGAGTGAAGGTTTCTCGTGAAATTCGTGTTGGCATGGAACTCACGATTCAACAAGGTTTTGAGCGAAAAACCGTCATCATAAAAGCACTTTCAAGCGTGCGTGGTGGTGCACCCATTGCCCAGCAACTCTATGAAGAAACAGAAGTTAGTATCGCTCGTCGAGAGTTGCTTTCTACACAAAGAAAATTGCATAATCTTGCTCGACCTGATCATCGACCGAGCAAAAAAGATCGGCGTGATATCAGTAAATTTAGACATGAAAATGATCAACAATTTGACCAACATTGGTCTTACAATGATGATTAA
- a CDS encoding 3'(2'),5'-bisphosphate nucleotidase CysQ family protein: MFITTQAPQDQQIQSLVPILANASIILLEEYQNYCAGREFKINEKQDHSPVTQADLKVNQYLLEQLAILTPDIPVISEESDYSQRHQWSACWMLDPLDGTKEFIHERDEFTINLSLIENNQTIFSLIAVPTEHVMYLGYLTELPYKYSFTQKTWERFCKFKEAETDAIQVGLSHSSKNPKYQQYIEYIERENPVIRREAGSAYKFCMMLEGEIDIYPRFHPTSEWDTSSGQGLLESIGGGLVSLSAEPFTYNQRETILNDGFIAFRDKENQEIALEALNNVSF, translated from the coding sequence ATGTTTATTACAACTCAAGCACCTCAAGATCAACAAATCCAAAGTTTGGTTCCGATCTTGGCGAATGCAAGTATTATTCTATTAGAAGAATACCAAAATTATTGTGCTGGGCGTGAGTTTAAAATTAATGAAAAGCAGGATCATTCACCTGTCACCCAAGCAGATTTGAAAGTGAATCAGTATTTACTTGAGCAATTGGCTATATTAACGCCTGATATTCCAGTTATTTCTGAAGAAAGCGACTATTCACAGCGCCATCAGTGGTCAGCATGTTGGATGCTTGATCCTTTGGATGGTACGAAAGAATTTATCCATGAACGGGATGAATTCACCATTAATTTAAGTTTAATAGAAAACAATCAAACTATTTTTTCACTGATTGCTGTGCCTACAGAGCACGTCATGTATCTGGGTTATTTAACCGAGTTGCCTTATAAATATTCATTTACTCAAAAGACATGGGAGCGTTTTTGCAAATTTAAAGAAGCAGAAACAGATGCAATACAAGTTGGGCTGAGTCATAGCAGTAAAAATCCAAAATATCAGCAATACATCGAATATATAGAACGTGAAAATCCAGTGATACGTCGTGAAGCAGGCAGTGCGTATAAGTTTTGTATGATGCTTGAGGGTGAAATTGATATTTATCCACGGTTTCATCCAACATCTGAGTGGGATACAAGCTCAGGTCAGGGTTTGCTTGAAAGTATTGGTGGGGGATTGGTAAGTTTAAGTGCTGAACCATTTACATATAATCAGCGTGAGACCATTTTAAATGATGGATTTATTGCTTTTAGGGATAAAGAAAATCAAGAAATAGCACTAGAAGCGCTGAATAATGTCAGTTTCTAG
- a CDS encoding histidine phosphatase family protein yields MSLKLLPESMLKAIDLLPDAKTPVTLFTRHSLREVVNGQGLAGYDLQLTEQGRDLAEEWGAYLIQQSDRVIQHCISSPIQRCVDTAALMIQGADAVVAPNTHRIEIVEQGLLVEPGSFVLDIQKAAPYFKAQGALGFINSFVNNALPGMKHPITGVVDVLELIYNTHPQDCNGLSLAVSHDTILAAIIAVISGRNVIDQADWPAMMEGLFVWFEGDEFLESKLKWIWRGVRYELNIRDFRQQ; encoded by the coding sequence ATGTCGCTGAAGTTACTGCCTGAAAGTATGTTGAAGGCAATCGATTTATTGCCAGATGCAAAAACACCTGTCACTTTATTTACACGCCACTCATTACGTGAAGTGGTCAATGGTCAGGGTTTGGCAGGTTATGACTTGCAGTTGACTGAGCAAGGGCGCGATTTAGCTGAGGAATGGGGTGCCTATTTAATTCAGCAATCGGATCGTGTCATTCAACATTGTATTTCAAGTCCTATTCAACGTTGTGTGGATACCGCAGCATTGATGATTCAGGGTGCAGATGCGGTGGTTGCACCAAATACACATCGTATTGAAATTGTTGAGCAAGGTTTACTGGTTGAACCGGGTAGTTTTGTGCTCGATATTCAAAAAGCTGCACCTTATTTTAAAGCGCAAGGTGCTTTGGGATTTATTAATAGTTTTGTCAATAATGCCTTGCCGGGCATGAAGCATCCGATCACTGGTGTAGTGGATGTATTGGAACTCATTTACAACACGCATCCTCAAGATTGTAATGGATTAAGTCTTGCTGTGAGCCATGACACGATTTTAGCTGCGATTATTGCGGTGATTTCAGGTCGTAATGTCATAGATCAAGCAGATTGGCCAGCCATGATGGAAGGATTATTTGTTTGGTTTGAAGGGGATGAGTTCTTAGAGTCCAAATTAAAATGGATCTGGCGTGGTGTGCGTTATGAACTAAATATTAGGGATTTTCGCCAACAATAA